In the Populus trichocarpa isolate Nisqually-1 chromosome 1, P.trichocarpa_v4.1, whole genome shotgun sequence genome, one interval contains:
- the LOC7467990 gene encoding probable magnesium transporter NIPA6 isoform X1, whose product MGFSQDNLKGFVLALSSSAFIGASFIIKKKGLRRAAAASGVRAGVGGFSYLLEPLWWLGMITMIVGEVANFVAYAFAPAVLVTPLGALSIIVSAVLAHFILNEKLHQLGILGCVMCIAGSIVIVIHAPQESPITSVQEIWSMATQPAFLLYVGSVIVLVFIMIFHFAPQCGHSNVLVFTGICSFMGSLSVMSVKAVGTALKLTFEGNNQLLYPETWFFVFIVATCVITQMNYLNKALDTFNTAVVSPIYYVMFTSLTILASVIMFKDWDGQNVGSIISEICGFIVVLSGTIVLHTTREFERSSSFRGSYASLSPTLSARLCNGNGEFMKHEENLLPDEAVFFQRQEMH is encoded by the exons ATGGGTTTCTCTCAAGACAATTTGAAAGGGTTTGTTTTGGCTTTGTCGTCAAGTGCGTTTATTGGTGCTAGCttcattattaaaaagaaaggcCTTAGAAGAGCTGCTGCAGCTTCTGGTGTTAGagctg GTGTTGGTGGGTTCTCATATCTCTTAGAGCCACTATGGTGGTTGGGCATGATCACAA TGATTGTCGGAGAGGTTGCAAACTTTGTTGCATATGCGTTTGCTCCAGCAGTTCTTGTAACCCCCCTCGGCGCGTTGAGTATTATTGTCAG TGCTGTGTTGGCTCACTTTATCTTGAATGAGAAGTTACACCAACTAGGGATCTTGGGTTGTGTGATGTGCATTGCTGGTTCTATTGTAATTGTGATCCATGCACCACAGGAGAGCCCTATAACTTCTGTGCAGGAAATATGGAGTATGGCTACTCAACCAG CTTTTTTGCTTTATGTGGGTTCAGTGATTGTGTTGGTTTTCATTATGATCTTCCATTTTGCTCCACAATGTGGTCACTCAAATGTGTTAGTGTTCACCGGCATCTGTTCATTTATGGGTTCTCTTTCG GTGATGAGTGTTAAGGCTGTTGGAACTGCACTGAAATTAACGTTTGAAGGAAACAACCAATTACTCTATCCAGAGACTTGGTTCTTTGTGTTTATTGTGGCCACATGTGTCATCACGCAAATGAATTATCTAAACAAG GCACTTGATACGTTCAATACTGCAGTTGTCTCCCCCATTTATTATGTCATGTTCACGTCACTTACAATTCTTGCCAGTGTAATCATGTTCAAG GATTGGGATGGCCAGAATGTGGGAAGCATCATATCAGAAATATGTGGCTTCATTGTTGTTCTCTCAGGGACCATCGTATTACACACAACCAGAGAGTTCGAAAGAAGTTCATCCTTTAGAG GTAGTTATGCATCTTTATCCCCTACATTATCTGCCCGACTTTGCAATGGTAATGGAGAATTTATGAAGCATGAGGAAAATTTGTTACCTGATGAAGCAGTTTTCTTTCAGAGACAAGAAATGCACTAG
- the LOC7467990 gene encoding probable magnesium transporter NIPA3 isoform X2, whose protein sequence is MGFSQDNLKGFVLALSSSAFIGASFIIKKKGLRRAAAASGVRAGVGGFSYLLEPLWWLGMITMIVGEVANFVAYAFAPAVLVTPLGALSIIVSAVLAHFILNEKLHQLGILGCVMCIAGSIVIVIHAPQESPITSVQEIWSMATQPAFLLYVGSVIVLVFIMIFHFAPQCGHSNVLVFTGICSFMGSLSALDTFNTAVVSPIYYVMFTSLTILASVIMFKDWDGQNVGSIISEICGFIVVLSGTIVLHTTREFERSSSFRGSYASLSPTLSARLCNGNGEFMKHEENLLPDEAVFFQRQEMH, encoded by the exons ATGGGTTTCTCTCAAGACAATTTGAAAGGGTTTGTTTTGGCTTTGTCGTCAAGTGCGTTTATTGGTGCTAGCttcattattaaaaagaaaggcCTTAGAAGAGCTGCTGCAGCTTCTGGTGTTAGagctg GTGTTGGTGGGTTCTCATATCTCTTAGAGCCACTATGGTGGTTGGGCATGATCACAA TGATTGTCGGAGAGGTTGCAAACTTTGTTGCATATGCGTTTGCTCCAGCAGTTCTTGTAACCCCCCTCGGCGCGTTGAGTATTATTGTCAG TGCTGTGTTGGCTCACTTTATCTTGAATGAGAAGTTACACCAACTAGGGATCTTGGGTTGTGTGATGTGCATTGCTGGTTCTATTGTAATTGTGATCCATGCACCACAGGAGAGCCCTATAACTTCTGTGCAGGAAATATGGAGTATGGCTACTCAACCAG CTTTTTTGCTTTATGTGGGTTCAGTGATTGTGTTGGTTTTCATTATGATCTTCCATTTTGCTCCACAATGTGGTCACTCAAATGTGTTAGTGTTCACCGGCATCTGTTCATTTATGGGTTCTCTTTCG GCACTTGATACGTTCAATACTGCAGTTGTCTCCCCCATTTATTATGTCATGTTCACGTCACTTACAATTCTTGCCAGTGTAATCATGTTCAAG GATTGGGATGGCCAGAATGTGGGAAGCATCATATCAGAAATATGTGGCTTCATTGTTGTTCTCTCAGGGACCATCGTATTACACACAACCAGAGAGTTCGAAAGAAGTTCATCCTTTAGAG GTAGTTATGCATCTTTATCCCCTACATTATCTGCCCGACTTTGCAATGGTAATGGAGAATTTATGAAGCATGAGGAAAATTTGTTACCTGATGAAGCAGTTTTCTTTCAGAGACAAGAAATGCACTAG
- the LOC7467989 gene encoding exosome complex component RRP45A isoform X2, giving the protein MGFVTGQLVQPYQDRRNEGMLLIFTEFSPMADPSFEPGRPGESAVELGRIVDRGLRESRAVDTESLCVLSGKLVWAIRIDLHILDNGGNLVDAANIAALAALLTFRRPECTLGGDDGQEVTVHPPEEREPLPLIVHHLPIAITFAFLGSEGKMVVDPTHSEEAVMGGRMTVTVNAIGDICSIQKAGGEGVPQSVIMHCLQLASMSAESITKKINNAVEAYSTERALRKIKRHPTSAAGNVSVAGSDVKEQNKTVEQVGGSELSRHHMERLRLVSEETCSSRSNDNDGDIKSSEQGGTSGGESNAVSFLGGPSSWDPYLKGVDDDSLKPNVASRGISTQHMEQKESKENSPKMDTEKPTEDIKQATLATDTSGTALETNGEKTLKDAVKPKNKRRKRASSMNAS; this is encoded by the exons ATGGGTTTTGTGACAGGTCAATTAGTTCAACCTTATCAAGACCGACGGAATGAAGGGATGCTTTTGATTTTCACAGAATTCTCTCCAATGGCTGATCCTTCATTTGAGCCAGGCCGCCCTGGGGAATCTGCAGTGGAGTTGGGTCGAATAGTAGATCGTGGTCTAAG GGAGAGCAGGGCTGTGGATACAGAATCTCTTTGTGTTCTTTCAGGAAAATTAGTGTGGGCCATTCGTATTGACCTTCATATCTTAGATAATGGGGG AAATCTTGTTGATGCTGCCAATATTGCTGCTTTGGCCGCTCTCTTAACATTTCGAAGACCAGAATGCACTTTAGGTGGTGATGATGGTCAAGAAGTAACAGTACATCCACCAGAG GAAAGAGAACCGCTTCCTTTGATAGTCCACCATCTCCCTATAGCAATAACTTTTGCATTTTTAGGCAGTGAGGGCAAAATG GTGGTGGATCCTACCCACAGTGAGGAGGCTGTTATGGGTGGAAGAATGACTGTAACAGTTAATGCAATTGGTGATATTTGTTCAATTCAGAAAGCTGGAGGGGAGGGTGTGCCACAGAGTGTTATTATGCATTGTTTGCAACTTGCTTCTATGAGTGCTGAATCcataacaaagaagataaataatGCA GTTGAAGCATACAGCACAGAGAGAGCATTGCGCAAGATCAAGCGCCACCCTACTTCTGCTGCTGGCAATGTTAGTGTAGCTGGTAGTGATGTAAAAGAGCAAAATAAAACTGTTGAGCAGGTGGGAGGTAGTGAGTTGTCGAGGCATCATATGGAGAGATTGAGGCTGGTATCTGAGGAAACCTGCAGCAGTAGAAGTAATGACAATGATGGTGATATCAAATCATCTGAACAAGGTGGAACAAGTGGAGGAGAGAGCAATGCTGTGAGTTTTCTTGGGGGTCCATCAAGCTG GGATCCTTATTTGAAgggtgttgatgatgattccCTGAAACCTAATGTAGCCTCACGCG GAATATCAACGCAGCATATGGAACAAAAAGAAAGTAAGGAAAATAGTCCCAAAATGGACACAGAGAAACCAACAGAAGATATTAAACAAGCCACTTTAGCTACAGATACATCTGGAACTGCACTGGAAACGAATGGAGAGAAAACTTTGAAGGATGCTGTGAAGCCCAAGAACAAGAGGAGAAAGAGGGCTTCCAGCATGAATGCAAGTTAG
- the LOC7467989 gene encoding exosome complex component RRP45B isoform X5 → MDGRLANTWRLTVNEKKFIETALASNLRIDGRNPLEYRKITIKFGREDGSSEVQLGQTHVMGFVTGQLVQPYQDRRNEGMLLIFTEFSPMADPSFEPGRPGESAVELGRIVDRGLRESRAVDTESLCVLSGKLVWAIRIDLHILDNGGNLVDAANIAALAALLTFRRPECTLGGDDGQEVTVHPPEEREPLPLIVHHLPIAITFAFLGSEGKMCYVGGGSYPQ, encoded by the exons ATGGATGGAAGATTAGCGAATACATGGAGATTAACAGTGAACGAGAAGAAATTCATAGAGACTGCTTTGGCTTCAAACCTTAGAATTGATGGTCGCAATCCTCTTGAGTATCGTAAAATTACCATCAAGTTTGGCAG AGAAGATGGGTCATCAGAGGTGCAGCTAGGACAGACTCATGTAATGGGTTTTGTGACAGGTCAATTAGTTCAACCTTATCAAGACCGACGGAATGAAGGGATGCTTTTGATTTTCACAGAATTCTCTCCAATGGCTGATCCTTCATTTGAGCCAGGCCGCCCTGGGGAATCTGCAGTGGAGTTGGGTCGAATAGTAGATCGTGGTCTAAG GGAGAGCAGGGCTGTGGATACAGAATCTCTTTGTGTTCTTTCAGGAAAATTAGTGTGGGCCATTCGTATTGACCTTCATATCTTAGATAATGGGGG AAATCTTGTTGATGCTGCCAATATTGCTGCTTTGGCCGCTCTCTTAACATTTCGAAGACCAGAATGCACTTTAGGTGGTGATGATGGTCAAGAAGTAACAGTACATCCACCAGAG GAAAGAGAACCGCTTCCTTTGATAGTCCACCATCTCCCTATAGCAATAACTTTTGCATTTTTAGGCAGTGAGGGCAAAATG TGCTATGTAGGTGGTGGATCCTACCCACAGTGA
- the LOC7467989 gene encoding exosome complex component RRP45B isoform X4, translating into MDGRLANTWRLTVNEKKFIETALASNLRIDGRNPLEYRKITIKFGREDGSSEVQLGQTHVMGFVTGQLVQPYQDRRNEGMLLIFTEFSPMADPSFEPGRPGESAVELGRIVDRGLRESRAVDTESLCVLSGKLVWAIRIDLHILDNGGNLVDAANIAALAALLTFRRPECTLGGDDGQEVTVHPPEEREPLPLIVHHLPIAITFAFLGSEGKMVVDPTHSEEAVMGGRMTVTVNAIGDICSIQKAGGEGVPQSVIMHCLQLASMSAESITKKINNAHTAQREHCARSSATLLLLLAMLV; encoded by the exons ATGGATGGAAGATTAGCGAATACATGGAGATTAACAGTGAACGAGAAGAAATTCATAGAGACTGCTTTGGCTTCAAACCTTAGAATTGATGGTCGCAATCCTCTTGAGTATCGTAAAATTACCATCAAGTTTGGCAG AGAAGATGGGTCATCAGAGGTGCAGCTAGGACAGACTCATGTAATGGGTTTTGTGACAGGTCAATTAGTTCAACCTTATCAAGACCGACGGAATGAAGGGATGCTTTTGATTTTCACAGAATTCTCTCCAATGGCTGATCCTTCATTTGAGCCAGGCCGCCCTGGGGAATCTGCAGTGGAGTTGGGTCGAATAGTAGATCGTGGTCTAAG GGAGAGCAGGGCTGTGGATACAGAATCTCTTTGTGTTCTTTCAGGAAAATTAGTGTGGGCCATTCGTATTGACCTTCATATCTTAGATAATGGGGG AAATCTTGTTGATGCTGCCAATATTGCTGCTTTGGCCGCTCTCTTAACATTTCGAAGACCAGAATGCACTTTAGGTGGTGATGATGGTCAAGAAGTAACAGTACATCCACCAGAG GAAAGAGAACCGCTTCCTTTGATAGTCCACCATCTCCCTATAGCAATAACTTTTGCATTTTTAGGCAGTGAGGGCAAAATG GTGGTGGATCCTACCCACAGTGAGGAGGCTGTTATGGGTGGAAGAATGACTGTAACAGTTAATGCAATTGGTGATATTTGTTCAATTCAGAAAGCTGGAGGGGAGGGTGTGCCACAGAGTGTTATTATGCATTGTTTGCAACTTGCTTCTATGAGTGCTGAATCcataacaaagaagataaataatGCA CATACAGCACAGAGAGAGCATTGCGCAAGATCAAGCGCCACCCTACTTCTGCTGCTGGCAATGTTAGTGTAG
- the LOC7467991 gene encoding selT-like protein: MDRAQILLVGLPLFLLCTDLIHLFTPPPPKHPHHPHPHHQPQPQPHPHPQHHHHKQPPVVAHETLEAPTQKPVVGGIGLGSTVKIDFCSSCSYRGNAVTMKRMLETQFPGIDVVLANYPPSLPKRAVAKLVPVFQIGVVGIVLGGEQIFPMLGVRTPPWYYSLRANKFGTIASTWLLGNALQSFLQSSGAFEVYCDDELVFSKLREGRFPGEIELKDIVGRRLANADISNMLS, encoded by the exons ATGGATCGAGCACAGATTTTGCTGGTAGGATTACCTCTATTTCTTTTATGCACTGACCTTATCCACCTCTTCACCCCACCACCTCCCAAGCACCCccaccacccccacccccaccaccaGCCCCAGCCCCAgccccacccccacccccagcACCATCACCACAAACAACCACCAGTGGTTGCCCATGAAACCCTAGAAGCTCCAACGCAG AAACCAGTTGTTGGAGGGATTGGTCTTGGAAGCACGGTCAAAATTGACTTTTGCTCTTCTTGCTCTTACAG AGGGAATGCGGTGACGATGAAAAGGATGTTGGAAACGCAGTTTCCAGGGATTGATGTTGTACTTGCAAATTACCCCCCATCCCTTCCGAAGCGGGCGGTAGCCAAATTAGTACCAGTTTTTCAGATAGGAGTTGTGGGAATTGTGTTGGGTGGTGAGCAGATTTTTCCGATGCTAGGAGTCAGGACTCCTCCTTGGTATTATTCTTTACGTGCCAATAAATTTGGGACCATTGCATCTACTTGGCTTCTTGGCAATGCATTGCAGTCCTTCCTGCAAAGCTCTGGGGCGTTTGAAGTTTACTGCGATGATGAATTG GTTTTCTCCAAACTGAGGGAGGGCAGATTTCCAGGAGAGATCGAACTAAAAGATATTGTTGGCAGAAGGTTGGCTAACGCTGACATTTCTAATATGTTGTCCTAG
- the LOC7467989 gene encoding exosome complex component RRP45A isoform X3 has translation MDGRLANTWRLTVNEKKFIETALASNLRIDGRNPLEYRKITIKFGREDGSSEVQLGQTHVMGFVTGQLVQPYQDRRNEGMLLIFTEFSPMADPSFEPGRPGESAVELGRIVDRGLRESRAVDTESLCVLSGKLVWAIRIDLHILDNGGNLVDAANIAALAALLTFRRPECTLGGDDGQEVTVHPPEEREPLPLIVHHLPIAITFAFLGSEGKMVVDPTHSEEAVMGGRMTVTVNAIGDICSIQKAGGEGVPQSVIMHCLQLASMSAESITKKINNAVEAYSTERALRKIKRHPTSAAGNVSVAGSDVKEQNKTVEQVGGSELSRHHMERLRLVSEETCSSRSNDNDGDIKSSEQGGTSGGESNAVSFLGGPSSCDTDLLLASGILI, from the exons ATGGATGGAAGATTAGCGAATACATGGAGATTAACAGTGAACGAGAAGAAATTCATAGAGACTGCTTTGGCTTCAAACCTTAGAATTGATGGTCGCAATCCTCTTGAGTATCGTAAAATTACCATCAAGTTTGGCAG AGAAGATGGGTCATCAGAGGTGCAGCTAGGACAGACTCATGTAATGGGTTTTGTGACAGGTCAATTAGTTCAACCTTATCAAGACCGACGGAATGAAGGGATGCTTTTGATTTTCACAGAATTCTCTCCAATGGCTGATCCTTCATTTGAGCCAGGCCGCCCTGGGGAATCTGCAGTGGAGTTGGGTCGAATAGTAGATCGTGGTCTAAG GGAGAGCAGGGCTGTGGATACAGAATCTCTTTGTGTTCTTTCAGGAAAATTAGTGTGGGCCATTCGTATTGACCTTCATATCTTAGATAATGGGGG AAATCTTGTTGATGCTGCCAATATTGCTGCTTTGGCCGCTCTCTTAACATTTCGAAGACCAGAATGCACTTTAGGTGGTGATGATGGTCAAGAAGTAACAGTACATCCACCAGAG GAAAGAGAACCGCTTCCTTTGATAGTCCACCATCTCCCTATAGCAATAACTTTTGCATTTTTAGGCAGTGAGGGCAAAATG GTGGTGGATCCTACCCACAGTGAGGAGGCTGTTATGGGTGGAAGAATGACTGTAACAGTTAATGCAATTGGTGATATTTGTTCAATTCAGAAAGCTGGAGGGGAGGGTGTGCCACAGAGTGTTATTATGCATTGTTTGCAACTTGCTTCTATGAGTGCTGAATCcataacaaagaagataaataatGCA GTTGAAGCATACAGCACAGAGAGAGCATTGCGCAAGATCAAGCGCCACCCTACTTCTGCTGCTGGCAATGTTAGTGTAGCTGGTAGTGATGTAAAAGAGCAAAATAAAACTGTTGAGCAGGTGGGAGGTAGTGAGTTGTCGAGGCATCATATGGAGAGATTGAGGCTGGTATCTGAGGAAACCTGCAGCAGTAGAAGTAATGACAATGATGGTGATATCAAATCATCTGAACAAGGTGGAACAAGTGGAGGAGAGAGCAATGCTGTGAGTTTTCTTGGGGGTCCATCAAGCTG TGACACAGATCTTCTTCTCGCCTCAGGGATCCTTATTTGA
- the LOC7467988 gene encoding serine--glyoxylate aminotransferase, which translates to MDYFYGPGRNHLFVPGPVNIPESVLRAMNRNNEDYRSPAVPAMTKTLLEDVKKIFKTTSGTPFIIPTTGTGAWESALTNTLSPGDRTVSFMIGQFSLLWIDQQKRLGFNVDVVESDWGQGANLDILASKLAEDTAHTIKAVCIVHNETATGVTNNLAKVRKILDDYRHPALFLVDGVSSICALDFRMDEWGVDVALTGSQKALSLPTGMGIVCASPKALEASKTAKSFRVFFDWKDYLKFYKLGTFWPYTPSIQLLYGLREALDLLFAEGLDNVIARHARLGKATRLAVEAWGLKNCTQKEEWFSDTVTAVLVPPYIDSAEIVRRGWKRYNLSLGLGLNKVAGKVFRIGHLGNLNELQLLGCLAGVEMILKDVGYPVKLGSGVAAACAYLQNSTPLIASRI; encoded by the exons ATGGACTACTTTTATGGACCAGGAAGGAATCATCTGTTTGTTCCAGGGCCGGTTAATATTCCTGAATCAGTCCTGAGGGCAATGAACAGGAACAATGAGGATTACCGTTCTCCAGCAGTTCCAGCAATGACTAAAACTCTTCTTGAGGATGTGAAGAAGATTTTCAAGACTACCTCAGGAACTCCATTTATCATCCCAACCACAG GCACTGGTGCATGGGAGAGTGCACTTACCAACACATTGTCTCCTGGAGATCGAACTGTATCTTTCATGATAGGCCAATTCAGTTTGCTCTGGATTGATCAGCAAAAACGCCTTGGTTTCAATGTTGATGTTGTAGAGAGCGACTGGGGTCAAGGTGCCAACCTTGACATCCTGGCCTCAAAACTTGCGGAAGATACTGCGCATACCATTAAGGCTGTTTGCATTGTTCACAATGAGACAGCAACTGGAGTTACCAACAACTTGGCTAAAGTTAGAAAAATACTTG aTGACTACAGGCATCCAGCTCTCTTCCTTGTTGATGGAGTGTCCTCCATTTGTGCTCTTGATTTCCGTATGGATGAATGGGGAGTAGATGTGGCTTTAACCGGCTCTCAAAAGGCTCTCTCTCTTCCTACCGGGATGGGTATCGTGTGTGCAAGCCCCAAAGCTCTTGAGGCATCTAAAACTGCCAAGTCGTTTAGAGTATTCTTTGACTGGAAGGACTATTTGAAGTTCTACAAGCTTGGAACATTTTGGCCATATACACCTTCCATCCAATTGTTGTATGGACTAAGAGAAGCACTGGACCTCCTTTTCGCGGAAGGACTCGACAATGTGATTGCAAGGCATGCTCGTCTAGGAAAAGCAACAAG GCTTGCTGTGGAGGCATGGGGTTTGAAGAACTGTACTCAAAAGGAGGAATGGTTCAGTGACACAGTGACTGCAGTTCTTGTTCCCCCATACATTGATAGTGCAGAAATTGTTAGGAGGGGATGGAAAAGATACAACTTAAGCTTAGGTTTGGGTCTCAACAAAGTAGCTGGCAAGGTTTTCAGAATAGGGCATCTTGGCAACCTGAACGAG TTGCAATTGTTGGGCTGCCTTGCCGGAGTGGAGATGATACTCAAGGATGTTGGTTACCCTGTAAAGTTGGGAAGTGGAGTAGCAGCTGCTTGTGCTTATCTGCAGAACAGTACCCCTCTGATCGCTTCCAGGATTTGA
- the LOC7467989 gene encoding exosome complex component RRP45A isoform X1, which yields MDGRLANTWRLTVNEKKFIETALASNLRIDGRNPLEYRKITIKFGREDGSSEVQLGQTHVMGFVTGQLVQPYQDRRNEGMLLIFTEFSPMADPSFEPGRPGESAVELGRIVDRGLRESRAVDTESLCVLSGKLVWAIRIDLHILDNGGNLVDAANIAALAALLTFRRPECTLGGDDGQEVTVHPPEEREPLPLIVHHLPIAITFAFLGSEGKMVVDPTHSEEAVMGGRMTVTVNAIGDICSIQKAGGEGVPQSVIMHCLQLASMSAESITKKINNAVEAYSTERALRKIKRHPTSAAGNVSVAGSDVKEQNKTVEQVGGSELSRHHMERLRLVSEETCSSRSNDNDGDIKSSEQGGTSGGESNAVSFLGGPSSWDPYLKGVDDDSLKPNVASRGISTQHMEQKESKENSPKMDTEKPTEDIKQATLATDTSGTALETNGEKTLKDAVKPKNKRRKRASSMNAS from the exons ATGGATGGAAGATTAGCGAATACATGGAGATTAACAGTGAACGAGAAGAAATTCATAGAGACTGCTTTGGCTTCAAACCTTAGAATTGATGGTCGCAATCCTCTTGAGTATCGTAAAATTACCATCAAGTTTGGCAG AGAAGATGGGTCATCAGAGGTGCAGCTAGGACAGACTCATGTAATGGGTTTTGTGACAGGTCAATTAGTTCAACCTTATCAAGACCGACGGAATGAAGGGATGCTTTTGATTTTCACAGAATTCTCTCCAATGGCTGATCCTTCATTTGAGCCAGGCCGCCCTGGGGAATCTGCAGTGGAGTTGGGTCGAATAGTAGATCGTGGTCTAAG GGAGAGCAGGGCTGTGGATACAGAATCTCTTTGTGTTCTTTCAGGAAAATTAGTGTGGGCCATTCGTATTGACCTTCATATCTTAGATAATGGGGG AAATCTTGTTGATGCTGCCAATATTGCTGCTTTGGCCGCTCTCTTAACATTTCGAAGACCAGAATGCACTTTAGGTGGTGATGATGGTCAAGAAGTAACAGTACATCCACCAGAG GAAAGAGAACCGCTTCCTTTGATAGTCCACCATCTCCCTATAGCAATAACTTTTGCATTTTTAGGCAGTGAGGGCAAAATG GTGGTGGATCCTACCCACAGTGAGGAGGCTGTTATGGGTGGAAGAATGACTGTAACAGTTAATGCAATTGGTGATATTTGTTCAATTCAGAAAGCTGGAGGGGAGGGTGTGCCACAGAGTGTTATTATGCATTGTTTGCAACTTGCTTCTATGAGTGCTGAATCcataacaaagaagataaataatGCA GTTGAAGCATACAGCACAGAGAGAGCATTGCGCAAGATCAAGCGCCACCCTACTTCTGCTGCTGGCAATGTTAGTGTAGCTGGTAGTGATGTAAAAGAGCAAAATAAAACTGTTGAGCAGGTGGGAGGTAGTGAGTTGTCGAGGCATCATATGGAGAGATTGAGGCTGGTATCTGAGGAAACCTGCAGCAGTAGAAGTAATGACAATGATGGTGATATCAAATCATCTGAACAAGGTGGAACAAGTGGAGGAGAGAGCAATGCTGTGAGTTTTCTTGGGGGTCCATCAAGCTG GGATCCTTATTTGAAgggtgttgatgatgattccCTGAAACCTAATGTAGCCTCACGCG GAATATCAACGCAGCATATGGAACAAAAAGAAAGTAAGGAAAATAGTCCCAAAATGGACACAGAGAAACCAACAGAAGATATTAAACAAGCCACTTTAGCTACAGATACATCTGGAACTGCACTGGAAACGAATGGAGAGAAAACTTTGAAGGATGCTGTGAAGCCCAAGAACAAGAGGAGAAAGAGGGCTTCCAGCATGAATGCAAGTTAG